The Brassica napus cultivar Da-Ae chromosome C7, Da-Ae, whole genome shotgun sequence genome has a segment encoding these proteins:
- the LOC106410704 gene encoding RNA-binding protein Musashi homolog 2 — MERKLVVLGIPWEIDSDGLRDYMSKFGDLEDCIVMKDRSTGRSRGFGYVTFASSQDAKDALKGEHFLGNRILEVKVATPKEEMRQPAKKVTRIFVARIPPSVSESDFRRHFEKYGEITDLYMPKDHNSKQHRGIGFITFATSDSVEDLMEDTHDLGGTTVAVDRATPKEDDPPPRPPPAARMQRPPVAVAGGFGAPGGYGAYDAYISAATRYAALGAPTLYDNAASFYGRAEPTRGIGNKIFVGRLPQEASVDDLRDYFGRFGRIQDAYIPKDPKRSGHRGFGFVTFAENGVADRVARRSHEICGQEVAIDSATPLDEAGPIAGGSSTLSSSSSRPEYFGGYGGGPVRAFGRMYGGAMSLDDWGYGVPSARPSRSDWRYRPY, encoded by the exons ATGGAAAGGAAGCTTGTG GTGTTGGGAATCCCGTGGGAAATTGATTCAGATGGGCTTAGGGATTACATGTCCAAATTTGGAGATTTGGAGGATTGTATCGTCATGAAG GATCGATCAACCGGAAGATCTCGTGGCTTTGGATATGTCACTTTTGCTTCTTCTCAAGATGCTAAG GACGCTCTGAAAGGTGAACACTTTTTAGGGAACAGGATCCTGGAAGTCAAAGTGGCTACCCCCAAG GAAGAGATGAGACAGCCTGCAAAGAAGGTGACGAGGATCTTTGTTGCTCGTATCCCTCCTTCAGTTTCTGAATCAGATTTCCGAAG ACATTTTGAGAAATATGGGGAAATCACAGATTTATACATGCCTAAG GACCACAACTCCAAGCAACACCGAGGCATTGGGTTTATCACATTTGCTACTTCCG ATTCAGTGGAGGATCTGATGGAAGACACACATGATCTGGGAGGCACAACAGTCGCTGTTGATCGAGCAACACCAAAGGAGGATGATCCTCCTCCTAGGCCACCTCCAGCTGCTAGAATGCAGCGCCCACCCGTGGCGGTTGCAGGTGGGTTTGGAGCTCCAGGTGGTTACGGAGCTTACGATGCTTACATCTCCGCTGCTACAAGATACGCAGCTCTCGGTGCTCCTACTCTGTATGACAACGCAGCCTCCTTCTATGGAA GAGCTGAACCAACGAGGGGAATAGGAAACAAGATCTTCGTCGGACGCCTTCCTCAAGAAGCTTCCGTTGATGATCTCCGTGACTACTTCGGTAGATTCGGCCGTATCCAAGATGCTTACATTCCGAAG gATCCAAAGAGAAGTGGACATAGAGGTTTCGGATTCGTGACCTTTGCTGAAAACGGCGTTGCGGATCGTGTAGCCCGGAGGTCTCATGAAATCTGTGGGCAAGAGGTAGCGATAGATTCAGCAACGCCTCTTGATGAAGCAGGACCTATCGCTGGTGGAAGTTCAACGttaagttcttcttcttctcgtccTGAGTATTTTGGTGGCTATGGTGGAGGTCCAGTGCGTGCTTTTGGTCGAATGTATGGAGGAGCCATGAGCTTGGACGAT TGGGGATATGGAGTGCCGAGCGCAAGACCATCAAGATCAGACTGGAGGTACCGGCCATACTAA
- the LOC111207539 gene encoding protein ANTAGONIST OF LIKE HETEROCHROMATIN PROTEIN 1-like isoform X1: MSTSKDMLERWMLEDEDGDYDDELGLFDVAITERLSHRTDRGAGWRYVQQLMYESDQQCYDILRMNRRTFEALCKMLAQRYGLEESHHVYLEESVAMFLETVGQDKTKRDIAARYQRSLDTVQRKFDEVLSALLKFAEDTLKPEEGEFARVSPVLRNDDRYWPQFRDCIGALDGTHIPVRPPSQNADAYRGRKQDPTMNVLAICNFDMKFIYAYVGVPGRAHDTKVLTHCARNEASFPHPPPGKYYLVDSGYPTRTGYLGPHRNMRYHLSQFATGGPPVSARELFNRKHSGLRSVIERTFGVWKAKWRILDRKHPKYGLVKWIKLVTATMALHNFIRDSHREDHDFVQWQNGDDGEGEADSDGDEEEGDDDDDDEKDDGGGGGGGRIVYEPTGDRAMEDLRDNITNEYGRGRLPY, encoded by the exons ATGTCGACGTCAAAAGAT ATGCTTGAAAGATGGATgttggaagatgaagatggTGATTATGATGATGAACTTGGTTTGTTTGATGTGGCTATTACCGAGAGACTGAGTCATAGAACAGATCGAGGAGCAGGATGGCGTTATGTTCAACAACTTATGTACGAATCTGATCAGCAATGTTACGACATTCTGCGCATGAATCGAAGGACGTTTGAAGCTTTGTGCAAGATGCTAGCTCAGCGATATGGATTGGAAGAGTCTCACCATGTCTACCTTGAGGAATCTGTTGCGATGTTTCTCGAGACTGTTGGTCAAGATAAGACCAAGAGGGATATTGCTGCAAGGTATCAAAGATCATTGGATACAGTACAAAGAAAGTTTGATGAAGTCTTGAGTGCTCTTCTCAAGTTTGCAGAGGATACACTAAAACCAGAAGAAGGCGAGTTTGCAAGAGTGAGTCCTGTTTTGAGAAACGATGATCGGTATTGGCCTCAGTTCAGAGATTGTATTGGAGCACTTGATGGAACTCATATCCCGGTTCGTCCTCCAAGTCAGAATGCAGATGCATACAGAGGCAGAAAGCAAGATCCTACAATGAATGTTCTTGCTATATGTAACTTCGATATGAAGTTCATATATGCATATGTCGGTGTACCTGGTAGAGCACATGATACCAAGGTCTTGACTCATTGTGCGAGAAACGAGGCTTCTTTTCCACATCCTCCCCCCGGAAAGTATTATTTAGTTGACTCCGGATATCCGACCAGGACAGGGTATCTTGGTCCGCATCGTAATATGCGATATCATCTTAGTCAGTTTGCTACAGGAGGACCACCAGTTAGTGCAAGAGAGTTATTCAACCGAAAGCATTCAGGTCTGCGATCAGTGATTGAGAGAACATTTGGAGTATGGAAAGCAAAATGGAGGATTTTGGATCGTAAGCATCCAAAGTATGGTCTGGTCAAGTGGATTAAGTTGGTGACAGCGACGATGGCGCTACACAACTTCATACGTGATTCACATCGGGAAGATCATGATTTTGTACAGTGGCAAAATGGTGatgatggagaaggagaagcTGATAGTGacggtgatgaagaagaaggtgatgatgatgatgatgatgaaaaagatgatggtggtggtggtggtggtggacgtATTGTATATGAGCCGACAGGTGATAGAGCGATGGAAGATTTGCGTGATAACATCACAAATGAATATGGTAGAGGTCGTTTACCGTATTAA
- the LOC111207539 gene encoding protein ANTAGONIST OF LIKE HETEROCHROMATIN PROTEIN 1-like isoform X2, protein MLERWMLEDEDGDYDDELGLFDVAITERLSHRTDRGAGWRYVQQLMYESDQQCYDILRMNRRTFEALCKMLAQRYGLEESHHVYLEESVAMFLETVGQDKTKRDIAARYQRSLDTVQRKFDEVLSALLKFAEDTLKPEEGEFARVSPVLRNDDRYWPQFRDCIGALDGTHIPVRPPSQNADAYRGRKQDPTMNVLAICNFDMKFIYAYVGVPGRAHDTKVLTHCARNEASFPHPPPGKYYLVDSGYPTRTGYLGPHRNMRYHLSQFATGGPPVSARELFNRKHSGLRSVIERTFGVWKAKWRILDRKHPKYGLVKWIKLVTATMALHNFIRDSHREDHDFVQWQNGDDGEGEADSDGDEEEGDDDDDDEKDDGGGGGGGRIVYEPTGDRAMEDLRDNITNEYGRGRLPY, encoded by the coding sequence ATGCTTGAAAGATGGATgttggaagatgaagatggTGATTATGATGATGAACTTGGTTTGTTTGATGTGGCTATTACCGAGAGACTGAGTCATAGAACAGATCGAGGAGCAGGATGGCGTTATGTTCAACAACTTATGTACGAATCTGATCAGCAATGTTACGACATTCTGCGCATGAATCGAAGGACGTTTGAAGCTTTGTGCAAGATGCTAGCTCAGCGATATGGATTGGAAGAGTCTCACCATGTCTACCTTGAGGAATCTGTTGCGATGTTTCTCGAGACTGTTGGTCAAGATAAGACCAAGAGGGATATTGCTGCAAGGTATCAAAGATCATTGGATACAGTACAAAGAAAGTTTGATGAAGTCTTGAGTGCTCTTCTCAAGTTTGCAGAGGATACACTAAAACCAGAAGAAGGCGAGTTTGCAAGAGTGAGTCCTGTTTTGAGAAACGATGATCGGTATTGGCCTCAGTTCAGAGATTGTATTGGAGCACTTGATGGAACTCATATCCCGGTTCGTCCTCCAAGTCAGAATGCAGATGCATACAGAGGCAGAAAGCAAGATCCTACAATGAATGTTCTTGCTATATGTAACTTCGATATGAAGTTCATATATGCATATGTCGGTGTACCTGGTAGAGCACATGATACCAAGGTCTTGACTCATTGTGCGAGAAACGAGGCTTCTTTTCCACATCCTCCCCCCGGAAAGTATTATTTAGTTGACTCCGGATATCCGACCAGGACAGGGTATCTTGGTCCGCATCGTAATATGCGATATCATCTTAGTCAGTTTGCTACAGGAGGACCACCAGTTAGTGCAAGAGAGTTATTCAACCGAAAGCATTCAGGTCTGCGATCAGTGATTGAGAGAACATTTGGAGTATGGAAAGCAAAATGGAGGATTTTGGATCGTAAGCATCCAAAGTATGGTCTGGTCAAGTGGATTAAGTTGGTGACAGCGACGATGGCGCTACACAACTTCATACGTGATTCACATCGGGAAGATCATGATTTTGTACAGTGGCAAAATGGTGatgatggagaaggagaagcTGATAGTGacggtgatgaagaagaaggtgatgatgatgatgatgatgaaaaagatgatggtggtggtggtggtggtggacgtATTGTATATGAGCCGACAGGTGATAGAGCGATGGAAGATTTGCGTGATAACATCACAAATGAATATGGTAGAGGTCGTTTACCGTATTAA